From a region of the Cucumis sativus cultivar 9930 chromosome 6, Cucumber_9930_V3, whole genome shotgun sequence genome:
- the LOC101217755 gene encoding uncharacterized protein LOC101217755, translating to MGTEILRPQDCLIERIRVPPAAFCRRRSSYGNYDSNICNNYNPRSNRKSVARSERPERPEQRKRFVPNHSEPSVSKRSSSDDLKAMKNSLVMEKVTILRRGESLDSKIKSEALKKEGDNIVVCGTDRLGPAPETVAKQIRIVDVRSPIAGKADVYAGSAFSMSPSPSSLPLPSFSKKKHVSAIVDDSATRDLRRLLRLDA from the coding sequence ATGGGGACTGAGATTTTAAGACCTCAGGATTGTTTGATCGAAAGGATCAGAGTTCCACCGGCAGCGTTTTGTCGTCGGAGGAGTTCTTATGGAAACTATGATTCCAATATTTGTAACAACTATAATCCTAGATCTAACAGGAAGTCGGTGGCTCGTTCGGAGCGGCCGGAGCGGCCGGAGCAGCGGAAGAGATTTGTTCCGAATCATTCTGAGCCGTCGGTCTCAAAGAGATCGAGTTCCGACGATTTGAAGGCGATGAAAAATAGTTTGGTGATGGAAAAGGTTACGATCTTGAGGCGAGGTGAATCTCTTGATTCGAAGATCAAGAGCGAAGCTCTGAAGAAGGAAGGTGATAATATTGTCGTGTGTGGAACAGATAGGTTGGGACCGGCGCCGGAAACGGTTGCGAAACAAATACGGATTGTCGACGTTCGGAGTCCGATAGCCGGGAAAGCCGATGTGTACGCCGGATCGGCGTTTTCGATGTCGCCGTCTCCTAGTTCTCTTCCATTACCATCGTTTTCGAAGAAGAAACACGTATCCGCCATCGTTGACGACTCGGCTACAAGAGATCTGAGGCGTTTGCTTCGGCTCGACGCATGA
- the LOC101217996 gene encoding uncharacterized protein At4g15545, translated as MREEESGVANFGLPDEVLQVLPSDPFDQLDVARKITSIALSTRVSALESESSALLAQISEKDALIAELQSQIESLDAALSQKSEVLTRAEQEKETLLQENASLSNTVKKLTRDVSKLEVFRKTLMQSLNEEENSTATGGPEAKVKIESQESLPSASVVEDDLALPPSKYSSIQSNTSETVNSVKEEHEADVATSRPRISNSLLLASQTSTPRLTPPGSPPISSASVSPTRTSKPVSPKRHSMSFSVSRGMFDRTSMYSSTGNHSSVSSPHGGTHTGRTRVDGKEFFRQVRSRLSYEQFSSFLTNVKELNAHKQTKEETLRKADEIFGPENKDLFAIFEGLITRNVH; from the exons atgaggGAGGAAGAATCCGGTGTTGCCAATTTCGGTCTTCCCGATGAAGTACTGCAAGTTCTACCCTCGGATCCATTCGATCAGCTCGATGTAGCTCGGAAAATCACCTCCATTGCTCTCTCCACGCGTGTTTCTGCTCTCGAATCCGAATCATCCGCTCTCCTTGCCCAAATTTCCGAGAAGGATGCTCTCATTGCAGAGCTGCAATCCCAGATCGAATCCCTCGATGCCGCTTTATCCCAGAAATCCGAAGTTCTCACTCGCGCCGAGCAGGAGAAG GAGACGTTGTTGCAAGAGAACGCTTCGCTTTCTAACACCGTGAAGAAGCTCACTCGAGATGTCTCCAAG TTGGAGGTCTTCAGAAAGACGCTTATGCAGTCCCTAAACGAGGAAGAGAACTCC ACAGCCACTGGAGGTCCAGAGGCTAAAGTTAAAATAGAGAGCCAGGAAAGTTTGCCCTCTGCCTCGGTCGTTGAAG ATGATCTGGCATTGCCACCATCTAAATACTCATCAATCCAGAGTAACACTTCTGAAACAGTGAATTCTGTAAAAGAAGAGCATGAGGCAGATG TGGCAACTTCAAGGCCTCGTATATCAAACAGCCTTCTGTTAGCATCACAGACTAGCACTCCTCGGCTCACACCTCCTGGTTCTCCTCCCATTTCTTCTGCATCCGTGTCTCCTACGAGAACATCTAAACCTGTTTCCCCTAAGCGTCATTCGATGTCATTCTCTGTCTCAAGGGGGATGTTTGATAGGACCTCGATGTATTCGTCCACAGGAAATCACAGTTCAGTTTCAAGTCCTCATGGAGGAACTCATACTG GACGAACTCGAGTTGATGGGAAAGAGTTCTTCCGCCAAGTGAG GAGCCGGTTGTCTTATGAGCAGTTCAGTTCATTCTTAACCAATGTTAAAGAGTTGAATGCCCACAAGCAAACAAAAGAG GAGACTCTTCGGAAGGCTGACGAGATCTTCGGCCCGGAGAACAAGGACCtgtttgctatatttgaaggTTTGATTACTCGTAATGTACACTGA